From a single Rosa rugosa chromosome 7, drRosRugo1.1, whole genome shotgun sequence genomic region:
- the LOC133722769 gene encoding receptor-like protein 53 has translation MLVVSGQCSSNQQQSLLLQLKNSLNFEPALSSKLVKWNNVSDYCSWQGVSCKGGCVTHLDLSSESISGELDNSSALFGLQYIEHLNLANNNFNYTQIPSQFNKLASLNYLNLSNASFAGQIPIEISHLTRLVILDLSTWYFPGLPSLKLEQPNLRLVIGNLSEINELYLDGVNISAPETHWSQAISSSLPNLRVLSLSSCNLSDPIDSSLQKLHSLSVIHLENNYFSSQVPEFLSNFSNLTSLRLGYSRLNGTFPEAIFQVPTLETIDLSNNVQLQGSLPEFKKNRSLRTLVLSRTNFSGLLPDSIGELKMLSRIDLSFCNFTGGIPSSMENLTELVYLDMSNNRLNGSVPLFNKGKNLEEIILSHNDLSGQINCIQWESLINLINLNLGDNKLDGTIPLSLFSLPLLQRLQLDTNQFSGQLLEISNISSQLLDTLDLSSNNLEGPIPVSITKLQGLKILSLSFNNFSGSFALDGFQKLKNLSRLELSYNSLLISYKSTSYSYSSFPNITTLALASCKLRKFPDFLRYQSTLRYLDLSQNQIHGEIPNWVWRLSDLHNLNLSCNSLVTLEGPILHTSSTFSSLSVIDLHSNQFQGQIPILPPSATYLDYSRNNFSSTIPSDIGNSLNFTTFFSLSSNNFHGIIPGSICNASYLQVLDLSNNSLCGKIPECLSAMVSGLAVLNLRRNNLVGSISDNFPGNCNLETLDLNGNLLEGKFPKSLAQCAKLEVLNLGNNQMTDSFPYLLRNISSLRVLILRSNNYFGRFDCHKTNGTWPMLQIIDLANNSFTGDIPGNCLTTWRAMMVDEDASPSVLNQAEFRVFQFSELYYWDALTITSKGLEVELVKILNIYTSVDFSCNKFSGSIPKEMGGLISLYALNLSSNTLTGEIPSSLANLKQLESLDLSKNNLSGQIPEEFAKLNFLSSVNLSYNQLVGLIPTSTQFSTLPASSFEGNKGLWGPPLTGLPGKNRTVMPPPTNNGSHSHVGQEIDWDFLSVEIGFVSGFGIAIGSLLFCKKWRKCYYRAMYSILVKIFPQLEQRLGNHRRHVYINPRWRS, from the coding sequence ATGCTGGTGGTCTCTGGCCAATGTTCCAGCAATCAGCAGCAATCTTTGCTGCTCCAACTGAAGAACAGCCTGAATTTTGAGCCTGCATTATCCTCAAAGCTTGTGAAGTGGAACAATGTCTCTGATTATTGTTCTTGGCAAGGTGTCTCCTGCAAAGGAGGTTGTGTTACCCATCTCGACTTGAGCAGCGAATCGATTTCAGGTGAACTTGATAATTCAAGTGCTCTTTTCGGTCTGCAGTACATCGAACACCTGAATTTGGCGAATAATAACTTCAATTATACTCAAATTCCATCCCAGTTCAACAAGCTAGCCAGTTTGAATTATTTGAATCTGTCAAATGCTAGCTTTGCAGGGCAGATTCCAATTGAGATTTCGCACTTGACAAGGTTAGTGATTCTCGATTTGTCGACCTGGTACTTTCCCGGTCTTCCTTCGCTGAAACTTGAGCAACCAAATTTGAGATTGGTCATTGGAAACCTTTCGGAGATAAATGAACTTTACCTAGATGGTGTGAACATATCAGCACCGGAAACTCATTGGTCTCAAGCAATATCATCTTCATTGCCAAACTTGAGGGTATTGAGTCTGTCCAGTTGTAATCTTTCAGACCCTATTGATTCTTCTTTACAAAAGCTTCACTCGCTCTCAGTCATTCATCTAGAGAATAATTATTTCTCTTCTCAAGTTCCAGAATTCTTatcaaatttctcaaatttgaCTTCCTTGCGTCTCGGTTATTCTCGGTTAAATGGTACTTTTCCTGAGGCCATCTTCCAGGTACCTACACTGGAGACCATTGACCTATCAAATAATGTCCAGCTTCAGGGTTCTTTACCAGAATTCAAGAAGAACAGATCTCTTCGGACCCTCGTTCTAAGTAGAACAAATTTTTCAGGGTTGTTGCCTGATTCCATTGGCGAGCTCAAAATGCTGTCAAGAATAGATCTTTCATTCTGCAATTTCACGGGAGGAATTCCAAGTTCAATGGAAAACCTTACAGAATTAGTTTATTTGGATATGTCAAATAACAGGTTAAATGGCTCAGTTCCATTGTTCAACAAGGGAAAGAATCTGGAGGAAATAATTCTCTCTCACAATGATCTATCAGGTCAGATTAATTGCATTCAATGGGAAAGCCTTATTAACCTGATCAATCTAAACTTGGGTGACAATAAACTGGATGGGACTATACCCTTATCTCTGTTTTCTCTTCCCCTGCTCCAGAGACTACAACTTGACACCAATCAATTCTCTGGTCAATTGCTTGAAATTTCTAATATCTCTTCCCAATTGCTGGACACTCTTGATTTGAGTAGCAACAATTTGGAAGGGCCAATACCCGTGTCTATCACTAAACTTCAAGGGCTTAagattctttctctttctttcaacAACTTCAGTGGCTCCTTTGCACTTGATGGCTTTCAGAAACTGAAGAATCTTTCACGTCTTGAACTTTCATACAATAGCTTGTTGATTAGTTATAAAAGTACCAGCTATTCGTATTCCTCCTTTCCTAATATTACCACATTGGCTTTGGCTTCATGCAAGTTGAGAAAATTCCCTGATTTCTTGAGATACCAGTCCACATTAAGGTATTTGGACCTTTCACAAAACCAGATTCATGGAGAGATACCCAACTGGGTTTGGAGGCTCAGTGATCTTCATAACCTAAATCTGTCTTGCAACTCGCTGGTAACTCTAGAAGGTCCTATACTTCATACCAGTTCTACTTTCAGTAGTCTGTCTGTGATTGACCTTCATTCTAACCAGTTTCAAGGACAAATCCCAATTTTACCACCGTCTGCCACTTATCTGGATTACTCAAGGAACAATTTCAGCTCTACCATACCCTCTGACATTGGTAATTCCCTTAATTTCActactttcttctctctttcaagCAATAACTTCCATGGCATCATACCGGGGTCAATATGCAATGCATCATATCTTCAAGTTCTTGATTTGTCCAATAATTCTTTGTGTGGCAAAATTCCCGAATGCTTATCTGCAATGGTAAGCGGTCTTGCAGTACTCAATCTAAGGAGAAACAACCTTGTTGGCAGCATTTCTGATAACTTTCCTGGAAATTGTAATTTGGAAACTCTAGACCTCAATGGAAATCTGCTAGAAGGCAAGTTTCCAAAATCTCTAGCCCAGTGCGCCAAGTTAGAGGTTTTGAACCTTGGGAACAATCAGATGACAGATTCATTTCCCTACTTGTTGAGAAACATATCCTCCTTGCGTGTTCTTATTCTGCGGTCCAACAATTATTTTGGGAGATTTGATTGTCACAAGACTAATGGCACCTGGCCAATGCTTCAAATTATTGATCTTGCCAACAACAGTTTTACTGGAGATATTCCAGGAAATTGTTTGACAACATGGCGCGCAATGATGGTTGATGAAGATGCTTCACCATCAGTTCTGAACCAAGCTGAATTCCGGGTGTTTCAGTTCAGTGAGCTGTATTATTGGGATGCATTAACTATCACCAGCAAAGGTCTAGAGGTGGAGTTGGTAAAGATTCTCAATATCTATACATCAGTTGACTTTTCTTGCAACAAATTCAGTGGATCGATACCTAAGGAAATGGGAGGACTCATATCACTCTATGCTCTCAACTTGTCCAGTAATACTCTCACTGGTGAAATTCCATCATCATTGGCTAACTTGAAACAGCTCGAGTCCTTGGACCTCTCAAAGAACAACCTGAGTGGGCAAATTCCGGAAGAGTTTGCAAAACTTAACTTCCTTTCATCCGTGAATCTCTCTTATAATCAACTTGTTGGATTGATCCCAACCAGTACTCAGTTTTCAACACTTCCAGCATCTTCATTTGAAGGTAATAAAGGTTTATGGGGGCCTCCATTGACAGGACTCCCAGGAAAGAACAGAACTGTGATGCCACCGCCAACAAA
- the LOC133721219 gene encoding transcription factor bHLH140-like, with product MDMDVDEPTKGEEEKQGKPIIVVLMGAPGSGKSTFCEQVMGSSVRPWVRVCQDTIKNGKAGTKAQCIESARSTLREGKSVFIDRCNLEKEQRYEFVKLGGPQVDVHAVVLDLPAKLCISRSVKRTGHEGNLQGGKAAAVVNRMLQKKELPNLSEGFGRITFCQNESDVESAIRTYSGHGPLDTLRHGTFGQKSPGAKVQLGIMKFLKKTDAPTNTESTSNKVQDSNASQITGGKDTSVKGTGLFIESGSMESKKGERPVVGSAGTDVRQCSHPGISIYFHSRFSV from the exons ATGGACATGGATGTTGATGAACCAACCAAAG GCGAAGAAGAAAAGCAAGGAAAGCCCATAATCGTAGTATTGATGGGTGCACCCGGTAGCGGCAAGTCCACATTCTGCGAACAAGTCATGGGCTCCTCTGTTCGTCCCTGGGTCCGGGTCTGCCAG GATACCATCAAGAATGGGAAAGCCGGTACGAAAGCTCAGTGTATAGAGAGTGCGAGGAGTACATTGAGGGAAGGAAAGAGTGTGTTTATAGATAGATGCAATCTAGAGAAAGAGCAAAGATATGAGTTTGTGAAGCTTGGTGGTCCTCAAGTGGATGTTCATGCTGTGGTGCTTGATCTTCCTGCTAAGCTTTGTATCTCGCGGTCGGTGAAGCGAACTGGCCATGAGGGGAACTTGCAAGGTGGAAAAGCTGCGGCTGTTGTGAATAGAATGCTGCAGAAGAAAGAATTGCCGAATCTGAGCGAAGGATTTGGCAGGATCACTTTTTGCCAGAATGAGAGTGATGTTGAATCTGCCATTCGTACATATAGTGGACACGGTCCCTTGGATACACTTCGCCATGGCACTTTTGGCCAGAAGAGCCCGGGTGCAAAAGTTCAACTTGGTATAATGAAATTCCTAAAGAAAACAGATGCTCCTACTAATACTGAATCGACTTCGAACAAGGTTCAGGATTCTAATGCTTCTCAAATTACTGGGGGAAAGGATACCAGTGTGAAAGGAACAGGTTTGTTTATTGAAAGTGGTAGTATGGAGTCCAAGAAAGGTGAACGGCCTGTTGTAGGTTCTGCTGGCACTGACGTCAGACAATGCTCCCACCCTGGCATTTCCATCTATTTCCACAGCAGATTTTCAGTTTGA
- the LOC133721218 gene encoding transcription factor bHLH140-like — MDMDVDEPTKGEEEKKGKPIIVVLMGAPGSGKSTFCEQVMGSSVRPWVRVCQDTIKNGKAGTKAQCIESARSTLREGKSVFIDRCNLEKEQRYEFVKLGGPQVDVHAVVLDLPAKLCISRSVKRTGHEGNLQGGKAAAVVNRMLQKKELPNLSEGFGRITFCQNESDVESAIHTYSGLGPLDTLPHGTFGQKNPGAKAQLGIMKFLKKTDAPANTESTSNKVLDSIAFQITGVRDTSYKGTGLFTERGSIFREGNKVADGLANHGTSLTQLVWWGVPHSFILSYCNSDIMGLPHGFARFV, encoded by the exons ATGGACATGGATGTTGATGAACCAACCAAAG gcgaagaagaaaagaaaggaaagccCATAATCGTAGTATTGATGGGTGCACCCGGTAGCGGCAAGTCCACATTCTGCGAACAAGTCATGGGCTCCTCTGTTCGTCCCTGGGTCCGGGTCTGCCAG GATACCATCAAGAATGGGAAAGCCGGTACGAAAGCTCAGTGTATAGAGAGTGCGAGGAGTACATTGAGGGAAGGAAAGAGTGTGTTTATAGACAGATGCAATCTAGAGAAAGAGCAAAGATATGAGTTTGTGAAGCTTGGTGGTCCTCAAGTGGATGTTCATGCTGTGGTGCTTGATCTTCCTGCTAAGCTTTGTATCTCGCGGTCGGTGAAGCGAACTGGCCATGAGGGGAACTTGCAAGGTGGAAAAGCTGCGGCTGTTGTGAATAGAATGCTGCAGAAGAAAGAATTGCCGAATCTGAGCGAAGGATTTGGCAGGATCACTTTTTGCCAGAATGAGAGTGATGTTGAATCTGCCATTCATACATATAGTGGACTCGGTCCGTTGGATACACTACCCCATGGCACTTTTGGCCAGAAGAACCCGGGTGCAAAAGCTCAACTTGGTATAATGAAATTCCTAAAGAAAACAGATGCTCCTGCTAATACTGAATCGACTTCGAACAAGGTTCTGGATTCCATTGCTTTTCAAATTACTGGGGTAAGGGATACCAGTTATAAAGGAACAGGTTTGTTTACTGAAAGAGGTAGTATTTTTCGTGAAGGGAATAAAGTTGCAGATGGATTGGCTAATCATGGTACGTCATTAACTCAACTAGTGTGGTGGGGTGTGCctcattcttttattttgtCCTATTGTAATAGTGACATTATGGGTCTTCCTCACGGTTTTGCTAGgtttgtttaa
- the LOC133722770 gene encoding receptor-like protein 33 produces MCEKLESNDGYDSRSELKHLQVQVFRFSDQLSYDDAITVSNKGQEMKLVKILTIFTAIDFSGNKFSGSIPEEIGELKSLHVLNLSSNALTGEIPSSWGNLRHVESLDLSRNNLSGEIPPQLTMLTFLSFLNLSNNLLVGRIPTSTQFSTFPRDSFEGNKGLWGPPLTVDNTAVLSASTSNGSHQNSGNKIDWDIISVEIGVTFGFGISIASLMFCKKWRIWYYRATYNILVKIFPQLEERFGNHRRHVHMNQR; encoded by the coding sequence ATGTGTGAGAAATTGGAAAGCAATGATGGCTACGATTCCAGGTCAGAACTCAAACACCTTCAGGTTCAGGTCTTTAGATTCTCTGATCAGTTGTCTTATGATGATGCAATAACTGTTTCCAACAAAGGTCAAGAGATGAAGCTGGTAAAGATTCTAACCATTTTCACCGCAATTGACTTCTCGGGCAACAAATTCAGTGGATCAATACCTGAGGAAATTGGAGAACTGAAATCACTCCATGTCCTCAACTTGTCTAGTAATGCTCTCACAGGTGAAATCCCATCATCTTGGGGTAACTTAAGACATGTTGAGTCCTTGGACTTGTCAAGGAACAACCTCAGCGGCGAAATTCCACCACAGCTTACAATGCTCACTTTCCTTTCATTCTTGAATCTCTCAAATAATCTACTGGTGGGAAGGATACCAACCAGTACTCAGTTTTCAACATTTCCAAGAGACTCCTTTGAAGGCAACAAAGGATTATGGGGACCTCCTTTAACGGTGGACAACACAGCAGTACTATCAGCATCAACATCAAATGGAAGCCATCAAAATTCTGGAAATAAGATTGATTGGGACATTATCAGTGTTGAAATTGGAGTTACATTTGGATTTGGAATTTCCATTGCATCTCTTATGTTCTGCAAGAAATGGAGGATATGGTATTACAGAGCTACATATAACATCCTTGTTAAGATATTCCCTCAACtggaagaaagatttggcaatcaCAGAAGACATGTTCACATGAATCAAAGGTAA
- the LOC133722771 gene encoding receptor-like protein 7 — translation MTIPLFSCHFLILIYYVSLSVLILVVSGQCDSNQQQSLLLQLKKSLNFDSALSTKLVKWNTASDYCSWEGVSCKQGCVNHLDLSNESILGGLDNSSALFSLQDIEHLNLAYNNFNYTPIPSEFNKLASLSYLNLSNAGFSGQIPIEISQLTRLVFLDLSTFYFPGTPALQLKHPDLNLLIGNLKEIIELHLDGVNISAQGAQWGQAISSSLPNLRVLSLSSCNLSGPIDTSILKLQSLSEIRIESNNLSTAVPAFLSNFTNLTSLRLMNSGLHGTFPEKIFQVPTLQIIDLIGNKELRGSLPDFSKNGAVRSLFLAGTAFSGLLPESIGNLKMLSKVDLSNCSFTGPIPKSMESLTELVYVDMSANKLNGSVPLLSMAKNLTNINLSHNELEGQINSTHWQNLTNLVNLNLGNNKLDGSIPLSLFYLPSLKQLLLSNNQFSGQLLEFANISSNPLETLDLSSNNLEGPVPRSIFNFQRLKILSLSSNNFNGSFPLNSVQQLKNLSSLDLSYNSLLISYNSINSSQSSFPQITTLKLASGKLRTFPDFLRSQSKLSTLDLSLNQIHGEIPNWIWKLSSLAQLNLSCNSLVTLEGPLSNLASSLSVLDLHSNQLQGQVPIFPPFATYLDYSRNNFTSSIPADIGDFLNYTMFLSLSSNKIEGSIPGSICNASYLQVLDLSNNSFSGYIPQCLTAISGNLVVLNLRRNKLAGTFPDRFPGHCSLKTLDFNGNRLEGQFPKSLANCTLLEVLNLGNNQITDTFPCLLKSISTLRVLVLRSNRFYRRIGCPNTTGTWPLLQIFDIAHNNFSGEIPKKSLTTWQAMMGNEDDARSKINFLQFRVLIVSDLNYQDAITVTTKGLEMELVKILTVFTSIDISFNNFNGLIPAQVGQLKALHGLNLSNNALTGPIPPSLSNLTQLESLDLSNNSLSGPIPPELTALTFLSFLNLSNNQLSGKIPIGNQFSTFSPSSYEDNEGLCGTPLAVSCSNTSYSPDATSMVENKGGVFFFFFDTENRESVEIGFTCGFGIAIASLFFCKRWRIWYYKSMQSILFKIFPQLEERFGDHTRHVYVNPSWRR, via the coding sequence atgACAATTCCTTTGTTCTCATGCCATTTCTTAATACTCATTTACTATGTTTCACTCAGTGTCCTTATACTGGTGGTCTCTGGCCAATGTGACAGCAACCAGCAGCAATCTTTGCTGCTCCAATTGAAGAAAAGCCTCAATTTCGACTCTGCATTATCCACAAAACTTGTGAAGTGGAATACTGCTTCAGATTACTGTTCTTGGGAAGGTGTTTCCTGCAAGCAGGGTTGTGTTAACCATCTTGACTTGAGCAACGAATCTATTTTGGGTGGACTTGATAATTCAAGTGCTCTTTTCAGTCTGCAGGACATCGAACACCTGAATTTGGCCTATAATAACTTCAATTATACTCCGATTCCATCCGAGTTCAACAAGCTAGCCAGTTTGAGTTATTTGAATCTGTCAAATGCTGGCTTTTCCGGGCAGATTCCCATTGAGATTTCGCAGTTGACAAGGTTGGTGTTTCTTGATTTATCTACCTTCTACTTTCCCGGAACTCCTGCACTGCAACTTAAGCATCCAGATTTGAATTTGCTTATTGGAAACCTTAAGGAGATAATCGAACTTCATCTTGATGGTGTGAACATATCAGCACAGGGAGCTCAGTGGGGTCAAGCAATATCATCTTCACTGCCAAACCTGAGGGTGTTGAGCTTGTCCAGTTGCAATCTTTCAGGCCCAATTGATACTTCCATACTGAAGCTTCAATCACTCTCAGAAATTCGTATAGAGAGTAACAATCTGTCTACTGCAGTTCCAGCGTTCttgtcaaatttcacaaatttgACTTCTTTACGCCTCATGAATTCAGGGTTACATGGTACATTCCCAGAGAAGATCTTTCAGGTACCTACACTGCAGATTATCGACTTAATTGGCAATAAAGAGCTACGAGGTTCGTTGCCAGACTTTTCGAAAAATGGAGCTGTTCGGTCCTTGTTCCTAGCCGGGACAGCTTTTTCAGGGTTATTGCCGGAATCTATTGGAAACCTCAAGATGTTGTCCAAAGTAGATCTTTCAAATTGCAGCTTCACGGGACCAATCCCAAAGTCGATGGAAAGCCTTACGGAACTGGTTTATGTGGACATGTCAGCGAACAAGCTTAATGGTTCTGTTCCATTGTTGAGTATGGCCAAGAATCTGACCAACATAAATCTTTCTCACAATGAGCTAGAAGGTCAGATTAACTCTACTCACTGGCAAAATCTTACAAATCTGGTCAATCTCAACTTGGGTAACAATAAACTGGATGGCAGTATTCCACTGTCTCTATTTTATCTTCCCTCGCTGAAGCAACTACTGCTCTCCAACAATCAGTTCTCTGGTCAGTTGCTTGAATTTGCCAACATCTCTTCTAACCCTCTTGAAACACTTGATTTGAGTAGCAACAACTTGGAAGGGCCGGTACCCAGGTCTATCTTCAATTTCCAACGGCTGAAAATCCTTTCACTTTCTTCAAACAACTTCAATGGCTCCTTCCCTCTCAACAGTGTCCAACAGCTCAAAAATCTTTCGAGTCTTGATCTTTCATATAATAGTTTGTTGATTAGTTATAATAGTATCAATTCCTCGCAGTCTTCCTTTCCTCAGATTACCACATTGAAGTTGGCTTCAGGCAAGTTGAGAACATTCCCTGATTTCTTGAGAAGCCAATCCAAATTAAGCACTCTAGATCTTTCACTAAACCAGATTCATGGAGAGATACCCAACTGGATTTGGAAGCTCAGTAGTCTTGCTCAGCTAAATCTTTCTTGCAATTCCCTGGTAACTCTAGAAGGTCCTTTATCCAATCTTGCTTCTAGTTTGTCTGTGCTTGACCTTCATTCAAACCAGCTTCAGGGACAAGTCCCAATTTTTCCACCATTTGCCACTTACCTGGATTACTCAAGAAATAATTTCACCTCTAGCATACCGGCTGACATTGGTGATTTCCTTAATTACACCATGTTCTTGTCTCTTTCAAGCAACAAAATTGAGGGGAGCATTCCAGGATCAATATGCAATGCGTCATATCTTCAGGTTCTTGATCTGTCCAATAATTCTTTCAGTGGCTATATTCCCCAGTGCTTGACTGCAATAAGTGGAAATCTTGTAGTACTTAATTTAAGGAGAAACAAACTTGCTGGGACTTTTCCCGACAGATTTCCTGGCCATTGTAGTCTGAAAACTCTAGACTTCAATGGAAATCGTCTAGAAGGTCAGTTTCCAAAATCTCTAGCCAATTGCACATTGTTAGAAGTTCTGAACCTTGGAAACAATCAGATTACAGATACATTTCCATGCTTGTTGAAGAGCATCTCCACCTTGCGGGTCCTTGTTTTGCGATCAAACAGATTTTATAGACGCATTGGATGTCCCAACACCACTGGTACCTGGCCACTGCTTCAAATTTTTGACATAGCACACAACAACTTTAGTGgtgaaataccaaaaaaaagCTTGACTACATGGCAGGCAATGATGGGCAACGAAGATGATGCCCGGTCAAAGATCAATTTCCTGCAATTTCGAGTCCTAATAGTCAGTGACTTAAATTATCAGGATGCTATAACAGTTACCACCAAAGGACTAGAGATGGAGTTGGTCAAGATTCTAACTGTCTTCACCTCTATTGACATCTCGTTCAACAATTTCAATGGATTAATACCGGCACAAGTGGGACAACTAAAAGCGCTCCATGGCCTCAACTTGTCCAACAATGCTCTCACAGGCCCTATTCCACCATCATTGAGTAACCTGACACAACTCGAGTCCTTGGACCTTTCAAACAACAGCCTGAGCGGGCCAATTCCACCAGAGCTTACAGCGCTTACTTTCCTTTCATTCTTGAATCTCTCAAATAACCAACTGTCTGGGAAGATACCAATCGGAAACCAGTTTTCAACATTTTCTCCATCTTCCTATGAAGATAATGAAGGATTATGTGGGACACCTTTGGCTGTAAGCTGCAGCAATACCAGCTACTCACCAGATGCAACTTCAATGGTTGAAAACAAAGGtggtgtttttttcttttttttcgatACGGAAAACAGAGAGAGTGTTGAAATTGGATTTACATGTGGGTTTGGAATTGCCATTGCATCACTTTTCTTTTGCAAGAGATGGAGGATATGGTATTACAAAAGTATGCAGAGCATCCTCTTCAAGATATTTCCTCAGCTGGAAGAAAGATTTGGGGATCACACAAGGCATGTTTACGTAAATCCAAGCTGGAGGCGTTGA